The Ziziphus jujuba cultivar Dongzao chromosome 7, ASM3175591v1 genome includes a region encoding these proteins:
- the LOC107424962 gene encoding LOW QUALITY PROTEIN: pentatricopeptide repeat-containing protein At5g67570, chloroplastic (The sequence of the model RefSeq protein was modified relative to this genomic sequence to represent the inferred CDS: inserted 1 base in 1 codon): MEALQGAPQIPPPQFEPDIEKIKRKLINKSVNPTPKIIHTLRKKEIQKHNRKLKRLPDRAPYPPLTESQEQALDEEFHFQTLKREYKDFSKAVKAKTGAAAGNGDGASMVGMPWQKLERVGFRELASASNEYQGEKLKREELRDLKEMFESRKREELQWVLDDDIEIKEEWFDGEQRAWDPLKRRRSEVETIRFLVDRLSGLELSRRDWKLSRMMKKSGLQFTEKQMLNIVEGLGAKGCWQQAMSVVEWVYDDRDKRQNKSRFVYTKLLAILGKARRPREALDIFNLMRRDCSIYPDMAAYRSIAVTLGQAGHLKELVNIIECMKQKPSKRTKNIIRYKNWNPVLEPDLVVYNAVLNACVPSHQWKGVSWVFDQLRKSGLKPNAASYGLAMEVMLQSGKFDLVHEFLIKMKKSGEAPTALTYRVLVRAFWGEGKVNEAVEAVRDMEQRGVVGTSSVYYELACCLCCFGRWQDAMVEVGKMKKLSNSKPLEVTFTGMIAASMDGGHIDDCISIFEHMKNHCAPNIGTINTMLKIYGRNDMFSKAKKLFEEIKKVNPDSSHPSLDGEHNYLIPDEYTYSSMLKASASALQWDYFECVYKEMTLSGYQLDQSKHALLLPEASRAGKWHLLEHAFDTTLEAGEIPHPSWFTEMVFQVIAREDYERAITLINTMAYSPFQVSEKQWKELLEKNRDRISKDHQEKLLAAMDNCDVASEATVFYLKRSLRFLCGSGSSRDLSSSIGCGSGHMDDASLLDGNDEGFDFGRQDVLLQDSEQFIDGDPDCSEDPVMDCGDVPSCTSRDITGVEMVSGSSNNDNDDDGETNSHTGEIGFGKDMAYGEFSDPLDDKFSAFDPTEESKDDNVIIESLINGVDHSYESDLPSAYEVLEAWKESRRKDXDSLPISTWPQIVILFYFFALRRGFQTSLPILACKGFQTSLPTLACLFSNFV; encoded by the exons ATGGAAGCTCTGCAAGGAGCTCCACAGATTCCCCCTCCTCAGTTCGAACCAGACATCGAGAAAATCAAACGGAAGCTCATCAACAAGTCCGTAAACCCAACACCCAAGATCATCCACACCCTCCGAAAGAAAGAAATCCAAAAGCACAATCGTAAACTGAAACGCCTACCCGACCGAGCACCATACCCACCTCTCACGGAGTCCCAGGAACAGGCCCTCGACGAAGAATTTCATTTCCAAACGCTTAAACGCGAGTACAAGGACTTCAGCAAAGCCGTGAAAGCGAAAACTGGTGCTGCTGCTGGGAATGGCGATGGGGCTTCGATGGTCGGGATGCCATGGCAGAAGCTGGAAAGAGTTGGATTCAGAGAGCTGGCGAGCGCCAGCAATGAGTATCAGGGAGAGAAGCTGAAGAGGGAGGAGCTGAGGGACTTGAAGGAAATGTTCGAGTCCCGAAAACGCGAGGAGTTGCAGTGGGTTTTAGACGATGATATTGAGATTAAAGAAGAGTGGTTTGATGGTGAACAGAGGGCCTGGGACCCATTGAAACGGAGGCGCAGCGAGGTCGAAACAATTCGGTTTCTTGTCGATAG GCTTAGTGGTTTGGAGCTTAGCAGAAGGGATTGGAAGCTTTCGAGGATGATGAAAAAGTCGGGATTGCAGTTTACAGAGAAGCAGATGCTTAATATTGTTGAAGGGCTTGGTGCCAAGGGATGTTGGCAGCAAGCAATGTCTGTTGTTGAGTGGGTGTATGATGATAGAGACAAGAGGCAAAATAAAAGCAG GTTTGTTTACACGAAACTCTTAGCAATTCTTGGGAAGGCAAGGAGGCCGAGGGAAGCTCTTGACATTTTCAATCTGATGCGT AGAGATTGCAGTATATATCCTGACATGGCTGCATATCGTAGTATTGCTGTTACACTTGGTCAAGCTGGTCACTTGAAAGAATTGGTGAACATCATCGAGTGCATGAAACAGAAGCCTTCCAAAAGAACTAAAAATATAATTCGCTACAAGAACTGGAACCCTGTCCTTGAACCTGATTTGGTTGTATATAATGCT GTATTGAATGCTTGTGTTCCATCCCACCAATGGAAGGGGGTATCTTGGGTGTTTGACCAATTAAGAAAGAGTGGTTTGAAACCTAACGCAGCTAGTTATGGACTTGCTATGGAG GTAATGCTACAGTCTGGAAAGTTTGACCTTGTCCATgagtttttaataaaaatgaaaaaaagtggGGAAGCTCCAACAGCTCTTACCTATAGAG TTCTTGTCAGAGCTTTTTGGGGTGAAGGAAAAGTCAATGAAGCTGTTGAAGCAGTCAGGGATATGGAACAGAGAGGAGTGGTCGGAACAAGCAGTGTATATTATGAGCTAGCTTGCTGCCTTTGCTGCTTTGGGAGGTGGCAGGATGCTATGGTAGAG GTTGGAAAGATGAAAAAACTATCTAATTCTAAACCTTTGGAGGTCACCTTCACTGGCATGATAGCTGCCTCTATGGATGGTGGACATATTGATGATTGCATTTCTATTTTTGAACACATGAAAAACCATTGTGCTCCTAACATTGGGACCATAAACACCATGCTAAAAATTTATGGCCGTAATGACATGTTTTCTAAAGCTAAAAAGTTGTTTGAAGAAATTAAGAAAGTTAACCCTGATTCTTCCCACCCTTCCTTGGACGGTGAGCATAATTACCTCATTCCTGATGAGTACACATACAGCTCGATGCTTAAGGCATCTGCTAGTGCTCTTCAATGGGATTACTTTGAGTGTGTGTACAAGGAGATGACTCTCTCTGGGTATCAACTAGATCAAAGTAAACATGCATTACTACTTCCAGAAGCATCCAGAGCTGGGAAG TGGCATCTGTTAGAGCATGCATTTGATACCACCTTGGAGGCTGGAGAAATTCCCCATCCTTCGTGGTTCACTGAAATGGTTTTCCAGGTTATAGCTCGGGAAGATTATGAGAGAGCCATCACTCTGATCAATACCATGGCTTATTCCCCCTTTCAAGTTAGTGAAAAGCAGTGGAAGGAATTGCTGGAGAAGAACAGAGACAGGATCAGTAAAGACCATCAAGAAAAACTATTGGCCGCTATGGATAATTGTGATGTAGCATCTGAAGCCACCGTTTTCTACTTAAAAAGATCTTTACGCTTTCTCTGTGGATCTGGATCATCAAGGGACTTATCGAGCTCCATTGGTTGTGGCAGTGGGCACATGGATGATGCATCGCTCTTGGATGGTAATGATGAGGGATTTGATTTTGGAAGACAAGATGTTCTGCTCCAGGATTCTGAGCAGTTCATTGATGGAGACCCTGACTGCAGTGAGGATCCAGTTATGGACTGCGGTGATGTTCCATCTTGCACCAGCAGAGATATCACTGGAGTAGAGATGGTCTCTGGATCatcaaataatgataatgacGATGATGGAGAAACAAACTCACACACTGGTGAAATAGGTTTTGGTAAAGACATGGCATATGGTGAATTTAGTGATCCTTTAGATGATAAGTTCTCAGCCTTTGATCCCACTGAGGAATCAAAAGATGACAATGTGATAATTGAAAGTCTGATAAATGGGGTTGATCATTCTTATGAATCTGACTTGCCCTCCGCATATGAAGTACTGGAAGCTTGGAAGGAAAGCAGAAGAAAGG GGGATAGTCTTCCCATTTCAACTTGGCCACagatagttattttattttatttttttgccttaCGAAGGGGATTTCAAACATCATTGCCAATTTTAGCTTGTAAGGGATTTCAAACATCATTGCCAACTTTAGCTTGTCTCTTTTCCAACTTTGTATAG
- the LOC132804523 gene encoding uncharacterized protein LOC132804523 — MSSLTTKIPSRSLVRLFAPTSATPRPPLSRTLCAPTASTETRTQKLERIADELLDLTKIERYDYTILFRLKMGLNRYGPAVSAPSSTGSASSGSGSASGDAKMAEKTAFDIKLEKFDAAAKIKIIKEVRTFTDLGLKEAKELVEKVPVVLKKGLTKEEAGPIVEKLKELGATVVLE; from the coding sequence ATGTCCTCTTTAACAACCAAAATCCCCTCCAGGTCCCTGGTTCGGCTCTTCGCTCCCACCTCCGCTACTCCAAGACCACCACTCTCTCGGACCCTATGCGCGCCCACCGCATCCACCGAGACTCGAACCCAGAAACTCGAACGAATCGCCGACGAGCTTCTTGACCTGACGAAGATCGAGAGGTATGACTACACAATCCTCTTCAGGCTCAAAATGGGTCTCAACAGGTACGGTCCAGCGGTCTCTGCACCCAGCTCGACCGGTTCGGCATCCTCCGGATCTGGGTCGGCGTCCGGAGACGCCAAGATGGCAGAGAAGACGGCGTTCGACATCAAGCTGGAGAAATTCGACGCGGCGGCGAAGATCAAGATCATAAAGGAGGTGAGGACGTTCACTGATTTGGGTCTGAAGGAGGCCAAAGAGTTGGTTGAGAAGGTCCCTGTTGTGTTGAAGAAGGGCTTGACTAAAGAGGAGGCTGGTCCGATTGTTGAGAAGCTCAAAGAGTTAGGTGCTACTGTGGTATTGGAATAA
- the LOC107424928 gene encoding telomere repeat-binding factor 2 isoform X3 → MGAPKQKWTAEEEAALKAGVIKHGAGKWRTILTDPEFSSILHLRSNVDLKDKWRNINVTAIWGSRQKAKLALKRNPSTAKNENNPLAVATVLPNDEEVVDAKPLAVSDVPLRITNSKEPVARLDNLILDAIINLKEPRGSDRAAIALYIEEQYWAPPNLKKLLSTKLKHMTANGKLIKVKHRYRIAPSSTSSEKRRSSSMLLLEGRKKDTLRAEKSDLNILTKSQIDAELTEMRSMTPQEAAAAAARAVAEAEAAIAAAEEAAREAEEAEAEAEAAQVFAQAAMKALKCRTLHTR, encoded by the exons ATGGGTGCTCCTAAACAGAAGTGGACAGCTGAAGAAGAAGCGGCCCTTAAAGCTGGAGTAATCAAACATGGAGCTGGCAAATGGCGCACAATACTGACAGACCCAGAATTCAGTAGCATTTTGCATTTGCGTTCGAATGTTGATCTCAAG GATAAATGGAGAAACATAAATGTGACTGCGATATGGGGCTCTAGGCAGAAAGCTAAGCTTGCCCTTAAGAGGAATCCATCAACTGCTAAGAATGAAAACAATCCTTTGGCTGTGGCCACCGTACTTCCAAATGATGAAGAAGTTGTTGATGCTAAACCCCTTGCTGTTTCTGATGTTCCATTGCGGATTACTAATTCAAAAGAACCAGTGGCAAG GTTGGACAATCTTATATTAGATGCTATTATTAACTTGAAGGAGCCAAGGGGTTCTGATAGGGCTGCAATTGCTTTGTATATAGAG GAGCAGTACTGGGCACCACCAAACCTCAAGAAGCTGCTTTCTACAAAATTAAAGCATATGACAGCAAATGGCAAATTGATTAAG GTAAAGCATAGGTACCGGATTGCACCAAGTTCAACAAGTTCCGAAAAGAGAAGAAGCTCTTCTATGTTACTTCTGGAGGGAAGGAAGAAAGACACCTTAAGAGCAGAGAAGAGCGATCTCAATATTCTTACAAAATCTCAGATTGATGCAGAGCTGACCGAAATGAGGAGCATGACTCCACAAGAGGCAGCTGCAGCTGCCGCACGGGCAGTTGCAGAGGCAGAAGCTGCTATTGCAGCAGCTGAAGAGGCAGCGAGAGAAGCAGAGGAAGCAGAAGCTGAGGCAGAAGCAGCACAAGTTTTTGCACAGGCAGCAATGAAGGCATTGAAGTGTAGAACACTTCATACTCG ataa
- the LOC107424928 gene encoding telomere repeat-binding factor 2 isoform X1, which produces MGAPKQKWTAEEEAALKAGVIKHGAGKWRTILTDPEFSSILHLRSNVDLKDKWRNINVTAIWGSRQKAKLALKRNPSTAKNENNPLAVATVLPNDEEVVDAKPLAVSDVPLRITNSKEPVARLDNLILDAIINLKEPRGSDRAAIALYIEEQYWAPPNLKKLLSTKLKHMTANGKLIKVKHRYRIAPSSTSSEKRRSSSMLLLEGRKKDTLRAEKSDLNILTKSQIDAELTEMRSMTPQEAAAAAARAVAEAEAAIAAAEEAAREAEEAEAEAEAAQVFAQAAMKALKCRTLHTRLRAWTVTNSQNEKGVISLLVFMIIFPSSLTENSTTFAVPVFYITEGFMDLYKIILQNLILVLILDFL; this is translated from the exons ATGGGTGCTCCTAAACAGAAGTGGACAGCTGAAGAAGAAGCGGCCCTTAAAGCTGGAGTAATCAAACATGGAGCTGGCAAATGGCGCACAATACTGACAGACCCAGAATTCAGTAGCATTTTGCATTTGCGTTCGAATGTTGATCTCAAG GATAAATGGAGAAACATAAATGTGACTGCGATATGGGGCTCTAGGCAGAAAGCTAAGCTTGCCCTTAAGAGGAATCCATCAACTGCTAAGAATGAAAACAATCCTTTGGCTGTGGCCACCGTACTTCCAAATGATGAAGAAGTTGTTGATGCTAAACCCCTTGCTGTTTCTGATGTTCCATTGCGGATTACTAATTCAAAAGAACCAGTGGCAAG GTTGGACAATCTTATATTAGATGCTATTATTAACTTGAAGGAGCCAAGGGGTTCTGATAGGGCTGCAATTGCTTTGTATATAGAG GAGCAGTACTGGGCACCACCAAACCTCAAGAAGCTGCTTTCTACAAAATTAAAGCATATGACAGCAAATGGCAAATTGATTAAG GTAAAGCATAGGTACCGGATTGCACCAAGTTCAACAAGTTCCGAAAAGAGAAGAAGCTCTTCTATGTTACTTCTGGAGGGAAGGAAGAAAGACACCTTAAGAGCAGAGAAGAGCGATCTCAATATTCTTACAAAATCTCAGATTGATGCAGAGCTGACCGAAATGAGGAGCATGACTCCACAAGAGGCAGCTGCAGCTGCCGCACGGGCAGTTGCAGAGGCAGAAGCTGCTATTGCAGCAGCTGAAGAGGCAGCGAGAGAAGCAGAGGAAGCAGAAGCTGAGGCAGAAGCAGCACAAGTTTTTGCACAGGCAGCAATGAAGGCATTGAAGTGTAGAACACTTCATACTCG GTTAAGAGCTTGGACAGTAACAaattcccaaaatgagaaggGAGTGATTTCTCTGCTTGTGTTCATGATAATATTCCCATCATCACTAACTGAAAATTCTACTACTTTTGCTGTACCAGTCTTCTATATCACGGAAGGATTCATGGATCTATACAAGATTatattgcaaaatttgatactaGTCCTGATTCTTGATTTTTTATAG
- the LOC107424928 gene encoding telomere repeat-binding factor 2 isoform X2 produces the protein MGAPKQKWTAEEEAALKAGVIKHGAGKWRTILTDPEFSSILHLRSNVDLKDKWRNINVTAIWGSRQKAKLALKRNPSTAKNENNPLAVATVLPNDEEVVDAKPLAVSDVPLRITNSKEPVARLDNLILDAIINLKEPRGSDRAAIALYIEEQYWAPPNLKKLLSTKLKHMTANGKLIKVKHRYRIAPSSTSSEKRRSSSMLLLEGRKKDTLRAEKSDLNILTKSQIDAELTEMRSMTPQEAAAAAARAVAEAEAAIAAAEEAAREAEEAEAEAEAAQVFAQAAMKALKCRTLHTRLLYHGRIHGSIQDYIAKFDTSPDS, from the exons ATGGGTGCTCCTAAACAGAAGTGGACAGCTGAAGAAGAAGCGGCCCTTAAAGCTGGAGTAATCAAACATGGAGCTGGCAAATGGCGCACAATACTGACAGACCCAGAATTCAGTAGCATTTTGCATTTGCGTTCGAATGTTGATCTCAAG GATAAATGGAGAAACATAAATGTGACTGCGATATGGGGCTCTAGGCAGAAAGCTAAGCTTGCCCTTAAGAGGAATCCATCAACTGCTAAGAATGAAAACAATCCTTTGGCTGTGGCCACCGTACTTCCAAATGATGAAGAAGTTGTTGATGCTAAACCCCTTGCTGTTTCTGATGTTCCATTGCGGATTACTAATTCAAAAGAACCAGTGGCAAG GTTGGACAATCTTATATTAGATGCTATTATTAACTTGAAGGAGCCAAGGGGTTCTGATAGGGCTGCAATTGCTTTGTATATAGAG GAGCAGTACTGGGCACCACCAAACCTCAAGAAGCTGCTTTCTACAAAATTAAAGCATATGACAGCAAATGGCAAATTGATTAAG GTAAAGCATAGGTACCGGATTGCACCAAGTTCAACAAGTTCCGAAAAGAGAAGAAGCTCTTCTATGTTACTTCTGGAGGGAAGGAAGAAAGACACCTTAAGAGCAGAGAAGAGCGATCTCAATATTCTTACAAAATCTCAGATTGATGCAGAGCTGACCGAAATGAGGAGCATGACTCCACAAGAGGCAGCTGCAGCTGCCGCACGGGCAGTTGCAGAGGCAGAAGCTGCTATTGCAGCAGCTGAAGAGGCAGCGAGAGAAGCAGAGGAAGCAGAAGCTGAGGCAGAAGCAGCACAAGTTTTTGCACAGGCAGCAATGAAGGCATTGAAGTGTAGAACACTTCATACTCG TCTTCTATATCACGGAAGGATTCATGGATCTATACAAGATTatattgcaaaatttgatactaGTCCTGATTCTTGA
- the LOC107424932 gene encoding NADH dehydrogenase [ubiquinone] iron-sulfur protein 4, mitochondrial, producing MASSLRRISSHAGALRTTVAQWSRPFSADALVEVKPGEIGLVSGIPEEHLHRRVVIYSPARTASQQGSGKVGKWKINFLSTQKWENPLMGWTSTGDPYANVGDAALCFDSEEAARAFAEKHGWDYVVKKRHTPLLKPKAYADNFKWKGPVLDGK from the exons ATGGCGTCCTCTCTGCGTCGCATCTCGAGCCACGCTGGTGCTCTTCGAACCACGGTTGCCCAGTGGTCGAGGCCATTCTCCGCCGATGCACTCGTTGAAGTCAAGCCCGGCGAGATCGGGTTGGTCTCTGGGATTCCCGAAGAGCATCTTCATAGAAGG GTGGTAATATACTCACCTGCTAGAACAGCTTCTCAACAAGGATCAGGGAAAGTTGGGAAATGGAAAATCAACTTCTTGTCCACTCAAAA gtgGGAAAATCCACTGATGGGTTGGACATCTACTGGGGATCCATATGCAAATGTGGGTGATGCTGCGCTATGTTTTGACAGCGAAGAAGCTGCAAGGGCATTTGCAGAGAAACATGGTTGGGATTACGTG GTTAAGAAACGACACACACCATTATTGAAG CCGAAGGCATATGCAGACAACTTCAAGTGGAAGGGCCCTGTATTGGATGGAAAATGA